In Calditerricola satsumensis, the sequence CCTCGCTTTTGTTCCCTTGGCTTGGTTGACCTCGCATCCACAATTATTGACCTAGAGCCCGGCCGTCCGCTCCGCCTCATCCCCCGACGCAAAACAGGGATACGACCCGAGCACGCGCACGGCACAGCCGAGGGCTTGAATCTCGGCTATCGCCCCGGGGACCAGCACGTCGCCAAGGGGCCGCTCCACGTCGATCATGAAATGGTAGCTGCCCAACCCCTTCCCCGTCGGGCGCGACTCGATGCGCGTCAGGTTCAGCTTGCGCCACGCGAAGGCGGCCAAGACCTGATAAAGCGCGCCGGGATAATCGTGGGGCAGCGTGATGAGGAGCGTCGTTTTGGCCCGTTCGCTCTGGCGAGGATACGGCAACTGGCCGACGACAAAAAAGCGCGTCGCGTTGTGGGCGGAATCCTGGATCGGGCCGGCCAGCACAGCAAGCCCGTACCGCTCCGCGGCCAGGCGCGGTCCGATCGCCGCCCAGGGACGGTCGGGATGCTCGGCCACCAGGCGGGCCGCTTCCGCCGTGCTGCTGGTGTGGCGAATGCATGCCCCCGGCAGATGCTGGCGCAGGTAGGCGCGACATTGGGCGATGGCGTGGGGATGGGACAGCACCGCCTCCACGGCGCCAAGGCCAAGCCGGGCCGTC encodes:
- the pheA gene encoding prephenate dehydratase, whose product is MATVLYLGPSGTFTEVAARAAFPERHHRFVALASVPDVLEAAEAGGDVYGVVPVENSIEGSVTLTLDWLIHHVHVPIVAEWVLPVRQHLLAAERTARLGLGAVEAVLSHPHAIAQCRAYLRQHLPGACIRHTSSTAEAARLVAEHPDRPWAAIGPRLAAERYGLAVLAGPIQDSAHNATRFFVVGQLPYPRQSERAKTTLLITLPHDYPGALYQVLAAFAWRKLNLTRIESRPTGKGLGSYHFMIDVERPLGDVLVPGAIAEIQALGCAVRVLGSYPCFASGDEAERTAGL